Proteins from one Mercurialis annua linkage group LG7, ddMerAnnu1.2, whole genome shotgun sequence genomic window:
- the LOC126655227 gene encoding uncharacterized protein LOC126655227 → MSTPGRSPESLLASGKNSDKLSLATLQSKMKIDPEGYETELNLLYSQFNSAVELFGQQSTLSFTSLSSSGICADLTIAKELGDKAMFLAHMTPFYPKQLAEFPRQLAEFLKSSSKSLPSGLRCHVSQALILLINRKMVNINETLALFIELQTLGDRNLKKLAFSHVIHSIRRMNKQHKNDAKNRVLQNILFEILQQEDEGRAKRCLITLCELHRRKVWFDDRTANAICMACFHSSPRIMIAAMSFLLDYEKVEDGDSDDSDGASSEDESKSQVLISKEAIYKANNKGTVCSKKKKKAKLQRAMRSLKRQQRLSSEKSSSTYYSPLSHLKDAQGFAEKLFSRLQTCNERFEVKMMMLKLIARTVGLHQLILLNYYPYLQKYVQPHQRDITNLLAATVQACHDMVPPDAVEPLFKQIVNQFVHDRSRPEAIAVGLNVIREICLRMPLLMTEDLLQDLVLYKKSHEKAISAAARSLVVLFRQLCPSLLVKKDRGRPIDPKAKPKAYGEVNVSSDIPGLELLQNDDEDEDDNNHDEINEDVDDDDLAVSSDEENQIYSDCTGTEDGDLENDSLDEDDEDNLDENDSDNNDKSINENDSDDDITINENDSDASDGSISDNNSEMSDDDAKEHENAKGSHRTGKRKFSDFDGNLIAADTSLRALKKLTEERLNHNLSDPTDGFLSNEDFKKIKELKAKKDAKIALVRQGVKVPNSDQLSLKRVDPSKLEAHLRHKLSKEERLALVKAGREETGKYQARAAVKKKKTGGKSNQQKQHEKVMPSAARKARAQRTRTDKKRKQDRSGKQFRGKKAWK, encoded by the exons ATGTCAACCCCCGGCCGTTCACCGGAGTCACTCCTCGCCTCCGGCAAGAATTCCGACAAACTAAGCTTAGCAACACTAcaatcaaaaatgaaaatagaccCCGAAGGTTACGAAACGGAGCTAAATCTGTTATACAGCCAATTCAATTCAGCAGTTGAGCTGTTTGGACAACAATCAACGCTCAGTTTTACATCGTTATCCTCATCGGGAATATGTGCTGATCTAACTATAGCTAAAGAGCTCGGTGATAAGGCAATGTTTTTAGCTCATATGACGCCGTTTTATCCTAAGCAACTCGCTGAGTTCCCGCGTCAACTCGCTGAGTTTCTTAAATCATCTTCTAAATCACTTCCTTCTGGCCTTAGGTGTCATGTTTCTCAAGCtcttattcttttaattaatcGGAAG ATGgttaatattaatgaaactcTTGCATTGTTCATCGAGCTACAAACATTGGGAGATAGAAATCTGAAAAAATTGGCATTTTCACATGTTATTCATAGCATTAGACGCATGAATAAGCAGCATAAAAATGATGCGAAGAATCGAGTTCTACAAAATATCTTGTTTGAAATCCTACAG CAAGAGGATGAAGGGAGAGCTAAGAGATGTTTAATCACATTATGTGAGCTTCATCGGAGAAAGGTTTGGTTTGATGATAGAACAGCAAATGCAATTTGCATGGCTTGTTTTCATTCATCGCCTAG GATCATGATTGCTGCCATGTCGTTTCTTTTGGATTACGAGAAGGTTGAGGATGGTGATAGTGATGATAGTGATGGTGCAAGCAGTGAAGATGAATCAAAATCTCAAGTTCTTATCAGTAAAGAGGCTATTTATAAG GCAAATAATAAAGGCACTGTATGcagtaaaaagaaaaagaaagcaaaATTGCAGCGTGCTATGCGCAGTTTGAAAAGGCAGCAACGTCTTTCATCAGAAAAAAGCAGTTCAACTTATTATTCACCACTAAGCCATCTCAAAGATGCTCAG GGCTTTGCTGAGAAGCTATTTTCTCGACTTCAGACTTGCAATGAACGTTTTGAG GTTAAGATGATGATGTTGAAATTAATTGCTCGAACTGTTGGTCTTCATCAATTGATTTTGTTGAACTACTATCCTTACCTTCAGAAATATGTTCAG CCTCATCAACGTGATATCACAAATTTACTTGCAGCAACTGTTCAGGCTTGTCATGATATG GTGCCTCCAGATGCCGTTGAACCATTATTCAAACAAATAGTAAATCAATTTGTACATGATCGTTCACGACCAGAG GCCATTGCTGTTGGACTGAATGTGATAAGAGAAATTTGCTTGAGAATGCCTTTG TTGATGACAGAAGATTTACTGCAAGATCttgtattatataaaaaatcacaCGAGAAGGCAATTTCAGCTGCAGCTAGGTCACTTGTGGTTTTATTTAGACAG CTTTGTCCTTCACTATTAGTTAAGAAGGATCGGGGTCGTCCCATTGATCCGAAGGCAAAGCCAAAAGCATATGGAGAAGTTAATGTATCCAGCGATATACCTGGGCTTGAGTTGTTACAAAATGATGATGAGGATGAAGACGATAATAACCATGATGAAATTAATGAGGATGTGGATGACGATGACTTGGCTGTCTCGAGTGATGAAGAAAATCAAATTTACAGTGACTGTACTGGAACTGAGGATGGTGATTTAGAAAATGACTCATTGGATGAAGATGACGAGGACAATCTTGATGAAAATGACAGTGACAATAATGATAAAAGTATTAATGAAAATGACAGTGATGATGATATTACTATTAACGAAAATGATAGCGATGCCAGCGATGGTAGCATTAGTGACAATAACAGCGAAATGAGCGATGATGATGCAAAAGAACATGAAAATGCTAAGGGTTCTCATAGAACGGGCAAAAGGAAGTTCTCTGATTTTGATGGAAACCTTATTGCTGCTGATACGAGTCTTCGAGCTCTTAAGAAATTGACAGAAGAAAGGTTGAATCATAACTTATCTGATCCAACAGACGGCTTTCTTTCTAACGAGGACTTCAAAAAAATCAAGGAGTTGAAG GCGAAGAAGGATGCTAAAATTGCTTTAGTTCGGCAAGGAGTCAAAGTTCCAAACTCTGATCAATTAAGTCTTAAGCGAGTGGATCCTTCGAAGCTAGAA GCTCATTTGCGGCATAAGCTAAGCAAGGAAGAAAGATTGGCACTAGTGAAAGCTGGGAGGGAGGAAACAGGGAAATATCAGGCTCGAGCTGCCGTTAAAAAGAAGAAG ACGGGTGGTAAAAGTAACCAGCAGAAGCAACACGAGAAGGTTATGCCCTCTGCGGCCAGAAAGGCCAGGGCTCAAAGAACTCGGACtgacaaaaaaagaaaacaggATCGCTCAGGCAAGCAGTTCCGGGGAAAGAAAGCTTGGAAATGA